Proteins from a genomic interval of Paenibacillus sp. FSL H8-0048:
- a CDS encoding TetR/AcrR family transcriptional regulator, protein MKNADRRKQTIRQLLEATKELLRDKSCHAITLKDIMERSQLSKGAIFHYVKSKDEIFAWVLEERLDAVNDRFEEEVAGSLDKAFEGPMLAIARSLAGLEDSHEATNKVLLYLLGKENEPVVAEVLKQFHERSVSVSRQWISTGQKYGVIKETVNPDETAELFVLLSLGLRVRASMRPSNESLSAREVSEFMAGILKNEDEALSSDRRGEFK, encoded by the coding sequence ATGAAGAACGCAGACCGCCGCAAGCAGACAATCCGGCAGCTGTTGGAGGCTACCAAGGAGCTGCTGCGGGACAAAAGCTGTCACGCCATTACTTTGAAGGACATCATGGAGCGGTCGCAATTGTCGAAGGGGGCTATTTTTCATTATGTGAAAAGCAAGGATGAGATTTTTGCCTGGGTGCTGGAGGAGCGGCTTGATGCTGTGAATGATCGTTTCGAGGAGGAAGTGGCAGGCAGTCTGGACAAAGCCTTCGAGGGGCCGATGCTGGCGATTGCAAGAAGTCTGGCCGGACTGGAGGACAGCCATGAGGCGACGAATAAGGTGCTTCTATACCTGCTGGGCAAGGAGAATGAGCCGGTGGTAGCGGAGGTGCTTAAGCAATTTCATGAGCGGTCGGTATCCGTATCCAGACAATGGATTAGTACGGGACAGAAATATGGAGTGATCAAAGAAACAGTGAATCCTGATGAGACGGCGGAGCTGTTCGTTCTGTTGTCACTGGGTCTGCGGGTGCGGGCCTCCATGCGTCCCTCTAACGAGTCCCTTTCTGCAAGAGAGGTATCTGAGTTCATGGCTGGTATTCTGAAGAATGAAGATGAAGCATTATCAAGTGATAGAAGGGGAGAGTTTAAATGA